The genomic region GAAATAGAATTTCCTCAGCGAGCGTAACTACAGGTTTATTTGTCTCTCGGTTCGAATATTCGTCATATTCACTGTAAAACTGTATCGCGtgaattactgtgtgtgtgtggggggggggggggggggggtatgtgtgtgtgtgtgtgtgtgtgtgtgtgtgtgtgtgtgtgtgtgtgtgtgtgtgcgtgtgcaagtattCGCACACACATCCGCATGCAGCGATTTGTGTACTCGatctaataatactgataatgatactactattagtaataataatggcgataataacatAAGTTTTAGTAGTTAAATGAAATAGAATTTCCTCAGCGAGCGTAACTACAGGTTTATTTGTCTCTCGGTTCGAATATTCGTCATATTCACTGTAAAACTGTATCGCGtgaattactgtgtgtgtgtgtgtggggggggggggggtatgtgtgtgtgtgtgtgtgtgtgtgtgtatgtgtgtgtgtgtgtggggggggggtatgtgtgtgtgtggtgtgtgtgtgtgtgtgtgtgtgtgtgtgtgtgtgtgtgtatgtgtgtgtgtgggggggggggtatgtgtgtgtgtgtgtgtgtgtgtgtgtgtgtgtgtgtgcgtgcgcgtgtgtgtgtgtgtgtgtgtgtgtgtgcgtgtgtgtatgtgtgtgtatgtgtgtgtgtggtgtgtgtgtggtgtgtgtgtgtgtgtgtggtgtgtgtgtgtgtgtgtatgtatgtgtgtgtatgtatgtgtgtatgtgtgtgtgtgtatgtgtgtgtgtgtgtgtgtgtgtgtgtgtgtgtggtgtgtgtgtgtgtgtgtgtgtgtatgtgtgtgtgtatgtgtgtgtgtgtgtgtgtgtgtatgtgtgtgtgtgtgtgtgtgtgtgtgtgtgtgtgtgtatgtgtgtgtggggggggggggggtcgtatgtatccgtgtgtgtgtgtgtgtacgttcgcgcgcgtgcatgcgtacgtATCTCTGTGCATGTGCTTGCCCTTATTCCAATCTACCCAAACCGTCCTGCCCCATATCAGAACGCAATATGTCTGCCAGCGCTTGCAACCGGCAATCTCTTGTAaaactacttctctctctcaacaggaGGCGCTGCAGTGTGCCTAAGTATCGAGAGATGAAACTTGCGTATCAGTTAACCTCGGTCTTGTTGCTGGCGGCTTGCGTCTGCCTGGCGAATGGTAGGTGGCCTGttgtcacttcctctccctcggtttgtttgtctgtttggttgcctgtctttctgtctttctgtctctctctctgtctctctcgttctccctctgtctctctctctctctcgttctcactcgttttctctctctctctctctctctctctctctctctctctctctctctctctctctctctctctctctctctctctcgttctctctcgttctctctcgttctctctctctttctctctcgttctcttcccccctccccctctctctctctcgttctctctcgttctcttttgttctctctatctttctctttcgttctctctctctttctctctcgttctctttcgttctctctatctttctctctcgttctctctctctttctctctcattctctccccccccccctctctctctctctctctctctctctctctctctctctctctctctctctctctctctctctctctctctctctctctctctctctctctctctctctctctctgtgctgtgtggtgcagcggcagcgatctcgtctagcaatcttgctgacctgcgttcgaatccctcgccgccagtggatggtaaccccggccattccttgcatacaggggataacttagaagcaaaattaaacagacagtatgtcacaccaagaatatccattataataaatagaatcaaaactaaacttttaaacttttaaaactttaaaacttttaaaacttttaaaacttttaaaacttttaaacttttaaactttctctctctctctctcgttctctctctctctctctctctctctctctctctctctcgttctctctctctctctcgttctctctctctctctcgttctctctctctctctcgtctctctctctctctctctctctctctctctctctctctctctctctctctctctctctctctctctctctctctctctctctctctctctctctctctctctcgttctctctctctctctctcgttctctctctctctctctctctctctctctctctctctctctctctctctctctctctctctctctctctctcgttctctctctctctctctctctctctctctctctctctctctctctctctctctctctcgttctctctctctctctcgttctctctctctctctcgttctctctctctctctctctctctctctctctctctctctctctctctctctctctctctctctctctctctctctctctcgttctctctctctcgttctctctctctctctctctctctctctctctctctctctctctctctctctctctctctctctctctctctctctctctctgggttcgATAGCATGATTATCGCCCATTAAAAGTAAGttgagataaataataatgataatgataataataataataataataataataataataataataataataataataacaataataacaatcgctaattcttttttttagttatttattattattggtattgatattcttctcctttttcgtcatctttttcttcgtgctatgattatattaatgcaaatgattgataataataataataaccataacgataattatgattattgtattgtgtttattatcatttttcttgttttgttactattattattattattattatcatttatatatcatcattattattttaattatcatcatatatatatgcacacgcatatcgtcatcttcatcaccatcaccatcaccatcaccatcaccattcacccacacccacacccacaccctctccctcaccctcaccactcacccacaccctcacccactcccacaccctcAATCTcaccactcacccacacccacacacactcccacaccctcacccacacccacaccctcacacactcccacaccctcacccacacccacaccctcaccactcacccacacctacaccacTCACCCACAATCTCACcactcacaccctcaccctcaccctcaccactcactcacacccatacccacaccaacacccacaccctcaccactCACCCACaccactcaccctcacccaccccctcacccacacccacccccacccccacacccaccccctcacccacaccctcacccacaccctcacacacactctcaccctcacccttcccactcacccacacccactcccacccccacacccacacccacccccacccccacacccactcccacaccctcacccacacccacaccactcaCCACTCACCCTTCCCACTCACCACTCACCTTCCCCGGCCTTTCCAGAGAGCCGGAGAGCCCACGGCGAGGGCGACCACCACCGCAGGGACACGGGCGTGCAGCACGGGCGCGGCGGCAGGGAGAGAGACCACACGGGAGATGACGAGAACGTGAGGtcgtgggtgagggaggagaggaggaggctgaaggaggagaggcggcaggacaggtgggagaggaggtgaggcgaggttgggtgtgtgtgtgtgtgtgtttatatgcgtgtgtatatgtatatgtatatgtgtgtatgtatatatatatatatatatatatatatatatatacgcacgtatatatgtctatatgtatatgtgtatacatatacatatgtatatatgtatatatatatatgtgtgtgtgtgtgtgtgtgtgtgtgtgtgtgtgtgtgcacgctcgcgcacacacacacacacacacacacacacacacacacacacacacacacacacacacacacacacacacacacatacacacacacacacacacacatacacacacacacacacatacacacacacacacacacacacacacacacacacacacacacacacacacacacacacacatacaaacacacacacatacacacacacatacacacatacacacatacacatacacatacacacatacacacatacacacatacacacgcacacacacacacacacatacacacacacacacacacacacacacacacacacacacacacacacacacatacacacatacacacacacacacacacacacacacacacacacacacacacacacacacacacacacacacatacacacatacacacacacacatatattctgtatatatagatagataaatagataaatagataaatagatggatagatagatatagatatatatgtgtgtgtatacatatatgtatgtatatgtatgtatatatatgtatatatgtatatatgtatgtatatatatatgtatatatatatgcatatatatatatatatatatatatatatatatgcatatatatatatatgtgtgtgtgtgtgtgtgtgtgtgtgtgtgtgtgtgtgtgtgtgtgtgtgtgtgtgtctatgtgcgtgtgtgtatatttatatatgtatatgtatatatgtgtgtgtgtgtgtgtgtgtgtgtgtgtgtgtgtatgtatgtatgtatgtatgtatatgtgtatgtatatgtgtatgtatatgtatatgtatatgtatatgtatatgtatatgtgtatgtgtatgtatatgtatatgtatatgtatatgtatatgtatatgtatatgtatatagatagatagatagtcacttAAACAGCTAGACAGGTAAGCCAGTAGGCAGCCTTCATACACGTGTTGATCGTGAAGCAGAGCCTTTGCCCGTCCTGAGCGTCCTTCCCTGCGCAGGGAGGAGCGGCGGCGCCAGCGACAGGACGGCCGGCGGGGCGGCTCGAGGCCCGACGCCCTCGAGGACGACTTGGGGCCTGAGCGAGGCGCCGCCCCCGCGCAGCTCCCGAGGGCGAGGACGCGGAACGAGATGGCTCAGCCCCCGGCGTCGCAAGGGCACGAGGCTCCTGCGGCAGGAGGCGCGTCTCGTCACTCCGGCAGGGAGGCACAGGGCCCGTCGCGCGCCGTGAGTATTCCTTCCCGTGGCCAAGGCAGGCGCCGCAGCTGTAGGCAGGGGGGGGGTTATtgtgaaggaatatatatatatatatatatatatatatatatatacatgtatatatatatatatatatatatatatacatgtatatatatatatatatatatatatatgtatatatatatatatatatatatatatatatatattagaattacaTATGGCTGGCGTTTTTCaacaaaaaatattgtttatctttttaaaaagtaattattTACAAAATAATGGTATTTTAGTTGATCATTGTtaccgttatcagtattattatcattattattatcattaatatcatcatcattatttttgaaaaattattattattattattattactattactattattattactactactattattattattattattattattatttctattattattactattactattattattattactattactattactattactattactattattattactattattattattatcattattattactattattattatcattatcattattattactattactattattatcattatcattatcaccatcatcattactattacttaacAGGAAAATCATCACAGCCAAGAAGTGATCAACATGGAGTGGATGAGAGCCAACCTGTCTTCCCTGTGGGTCGTGGTGCGGGAACTGTCCAGGCAGCATGTGAGTGTCCCGTTGggctgtgtgggtttgtttgcaGAATGATAAAGTGATTTAATactgtatgatgtatgatatgGTGTTATGTGATATGATGTGATGTTATGTGGTGTGATGTAATGGTGTATGGTGGAATGTGATACAATGAGATATGATGTGATATAatggaatatttatgtataatgattTATCAATGAAGGGCTACTTCATTTTAATATTTACTTTCCTTGTGCCTGGTGGGTTTACGTTGTTTGTATTAGCGTTGCTGTttcgtaggtttttttttttttttgtttttgttttatgaaattGCATCAATATTCTAGTAATTCTTATGTGATACATTTCTTCTCAGTAGCAGAAGTCAAAAAATTGCTTGTGTCACTTCTCCTTCGAGATTTCTGTAATAATTCAGTCAGATTAGGATAccgtgcctcccccccccaaaaaaaaaaaaaaaaatctagcacgGAGTTAAAAATTCACTTCTTGTTtatcattaaaatataaataaataaacaaaaaataaaaaaacacacgagaCAACCCGATCGCCATCTTGAAACTAAGACCGCCACCGATTTCCAGGCCCGTTTCGTGGGCCACCGAGGCCACGCCGGGCGGGGCCGTGGCCATGGCTCCGTCGGGCCAGTCATAGGCGAGGGCCATCCTTCATGCCCCGTGGGTGACGACGACTGCAGGATGGAGGGAAGTGAAGTCTGCGGAGGCCACGGGGAGTGCTCCTGCGGCCACTGCGTCTGCCACCCGGGATACTATGGGACCTACTGCCAGTGTAGTGATCATACCTGCCCGCTGTGAGTGGTTTTGGCCTGGGCTGCGTTAGGGATCATTGTTGTAAATCATGAAGTGTCTTTTGTGGTGGTTAtaggtctttgttttgtttgtttcttttgttgttgttatttattttaggtTGGGGGGCGTTTTTCTCTGGGTATGTAGCTCTTATATTTTAATCATTGTGAGTTATAGTCATTTTTCTTTGTTGgagtatttcatatttttcgagagagaggaaatatcatAATCCTTTaactgttttttatcattatcgatcaacctttattttactaatttatggtttgttattattattattattattattattattactattattactattattattattatcattatcattataattttcattatcaccaccaccatcattttcaccatcttcacgactatcatcatcatcatcatcatcatcatcatcatcatcaccaccattatcctcactatcatcatcaccaccgccatcctcctcctcatcatcatcatcatcaccaccaccatcatcatcaccatcatcaccgtcaccatcaccatcatcatcatccttatcctcatcaatatcatcctcaccaccaccaccatccccaccattcactctcctccctctcctcccgcgcGCCAGCTACGACGGGATGAAGTGCGGCGGCCCCACCCGAGGCCAGTGCCGCTGCGGGGGCTGCGTGTGCCGCCCTGGCTACACCGGAGAGGCCTGTGACTGCCCGACGGATACCCTGGGCTGCGTCGGCTCGGCGAACGGCACCATCTGCTCGGCGCAAGGAACGTGCGAGTGTGGCCGCTGCCGATGCGCCGACGGGTAGGGCCGAGGGGAGTGTGGCCTGGAGAAGCCACCCGAtcgcttgtgtgtgcatatatatgcatgtatatgatgatgatatgtgtgtgtatagatgtatatatataaatatatatatatacatatatatgttatatatatgtataaaaatgtaaaataaaaaaatatatatatatgactatgtgtatgtatatgcatatgtatatgtatatgtacacacacacacacacacacaaacacgtgtgtgtgtgtgtgtgtgtgtgtgtgtgtgtgtgtgtgtgtgtgtgtgtgtgtgtgtgtgtgcatatatatatatatatatatatatatatatatatataaggatatttatatgtatataaatggatatatgtatacacacagacacacatatttatatatatatataatgtatttatatttatatatatgtgtgtgtgtgtgtgtgtgtgtgtgtgtgtgtgtgtgtgtatgtgtatgtgtatgtgtgtgtatgatgtatatatgtatatatgtatatatatatatggtagaaaaaacccacaatgtaaaactagatttattgaaagtgagacaacagtttcggaatccaggtggattccgaaactgttgtttttttctaccatagtatcaacacggtagagtgttttcaccattcatatatatatatatatatatatatatatatatatataaatatatatatatgtatatatataggtatgtatatacatacacacatatatgtgtgtgtatgtatgtatatgtgtgtgtgtgtgtgtgtgtgtgtgtgtgtgtgtgtgtgtgtgtgtgtgtgtgtgtgtgtgtgtgtgtgtgtgtgtgtgtgcatgtatacatatatacatatatatgtgtatatatgtatgtgtatatatatgtacgtatgtgtgtgtgtgtgtgtgtatgtgtgtgtgtctttttgcatGTTCACACTtttgcacatgtgtatacattactgtacttttaaaaaatgagaattctatataaaaaaaatgcgaaaataCATTTAACAAAGCTataagtcaatttttttttttttaggtacaaAGGCATGTACTGTGAAGATACAGTTTATGCAGCTGGTGTCTGTGAAAAGCTTAAACCCTGTGTCCTTTGCAAGGCCTGGAATCGGGATTTGGTGATTTGTGCTGACTGTCAGATCACGATTACTATGGTAGATAATCTAGGTAAGTAATAAGAGAGGTTTGCGTTATTAATTATGTACTGGATATATTTCTGTGACACTGTTGTAGAATCACCATATGATCTTTTTTCTTCCGATCCTGAAGACGCAATATGCAGTAATATTTCACCTGAATGGTTAATATTTGTACTTTGGTATTACCAGTaacctatcatttttatttaacaTCTGCGCATCAGAACCTGCAAAGAACACCTGCGTGATGGTTAACTCAGGATGCATCTTAAAGTATTCCTACATTCCTCAAGGACCAGATGCCTACACGGTCCTTGTGCCTCGGGATATGGTGAGGaaatttgtcttgttttttttattttcatgtcatTGGGGGTATTTTTTTAAGGGTGAGGCTATTGTGGTTTGTATACTTTGGTGCTATTCATGATtgtattatatgatttttttgaaAGAATTTAAATTCATTATCGGAAGATGCTTGTTTCGTTGGGAACTTATAGATTTCATGTgaagctttatatatatttttttttccattatattaATTTGGTCTTAGCATTTGTTTAGTAGAAAGCAAGTGATTGCACCATATGACTTTTACAGAGTAATGAGTAAAGAAACGCAAAACCTCAAACTACACcaacgtaaaaataataataataataataataataataataataataataatacaaataaagtaaGTTTTAATCCTAATCTTCCCATCTGAACAGCAATGCCCCCCCAAAAATGAAGAGGACTGAGTCGGGGCAGAAGCTCTCTCGAGACTGACGAATGGGAGTTTGTGATGCCAagaacttcctccttctctcggtCTTTTTACTTTATCAATTAAGAGGCACGACGATGACTGTCAATTAAGAGGCGACGATGACTGTCAATGAAGAGGCACGACAATGACTGTCATTTAAGAGGCACGACGATGACTGTTTAATTCAGATCTGTAATTTCAGtgcaatgatatatttttttttctatgttggtTTAGTCTGTTTGTGAATTATTCTATACATCATTTTATTTTACCTTACAATACAAAtaggtctttatttttatttgacatAGTATCATAAACTAGTACATTTTGATCATGTTTCATTGTTTACCACAACTTTTGATCTACCTCTTCTAATAGTTATTCTAATATATTTGGTAATTATCACTCTTATTGGAAAGAAAACTCAATAAAGCTGATGGTAAAGATTCAGAAAATTAATGACTCTGTTCAAGGTTAAAAAATACTGGTGTTTTATATGACCATAACAAACTAAAAGTCAGCAAGGGATTGAGATTCAgccaaattattatttattttgttcagtattttttgggggggggtctattttttttttttttttatacaattttcattgtttttaggcTTCTTGAGACAAGAGATGTCAGGAAGTGTTATTTTATATTCTTCAGCTTCATAATGCATTATTGGATACTGGAGCTACTTCTGCTAGTAAATTTATATCAATACTATTGTACAATTTTTTGTTTCAACGCTTTGATGCTCTTAAGCCCGAAGACCAATATGCATAAACAAAAATCTTTGAATGAGACAATCACTAGTATAAAGGAATAGCAAAAATATATACTGATCATATTTATTCTAAAAAATATTGGAGAGCAAAAATAATTCAATGTATGCTATCTggcaaaaaaaaatcaacatatactatcttgcaaaaaacaaaaacaaaaaaataacaacaataacaacaggcaTGAACACCAGCATGCCACACTGCACTTAGCTTCaagtcattacaaaaaaaaaaaaaaaaaaaaaaaaaaaaaaaatctaatgataaaACTGGTGTTTCATTACGAGATTCAGCGTAaactgtctttttttatttctatttttttatgaacTGTGTATACTGAGCCATTGgtattaaatatgaatatgaacttGTTTTTGCCTTAACCCTTCTTAATCAAAGTTCTACTTCATAGAATCTGCAAGAAATTAAAAATCAGTCTTTCAAGCTCACAAAATAATGaagtggggagaggtgggagagtacTCCTGCAGAATATTCACTGACGTTGATTATACATTTACCAAAACCAATTACaattcatcataataatcaacGTGATCTCCAGACTTGAATTTCTTGCTGTTCAAAATGTCTATAAGTTTGCCAACGGACGTGCTACAAGGAAGGAGTTTTCCCTCACTCTTCATGGAGGAAAAGACAGATCGAAGGTCGTCATCAGCTGTCTCCGTGCGCGCAGCCACCTGGAAGATACACGGCTTGATAAGATTTGTCATGGAATTCTCATCAGTGTAATGAAACTATTTTAGCTTTATAAGGGTATAAATAGAGGGATAAAtacaacgggagagagagagaaagagggaaagagagagggatatatatatatatacacatgtatattgtatattaacatatatattaatacatatatgtatatatataatataggtcgTTACAAGTttttccacataggcgtcgaacagtcaaaacgaagaggtagactaatacggccgtgattaaTGTCATGTTTATTTACAAACGTTTCCGAGATAACTCCTATCTCTcccatcagtgctgtaatattgaaccaaaaaatagtgtgcattagacaacttttgtcttcagtaatactaacactattgcaaatttctcaaaacaacctacgagatgccactttgatttgtgttctaatgtagtATATCTATTCACCTGTCCTGATtgccaagtcaggtacgtggggtccacctcacgatggttatgtcaccgcataatggaacacaaaggcaagtcacttcgtacgggactaccgctgagtacagcatctttctcggccataagagagcactctcaacaacactcacatcctttctccaacacagatttcaatattctatcctctcactcctcccgcctagacctcattacctcggaatctttgttgatccggaagatgaaaccggagcttaacaacaacactaccgcaaccaccctatTTACTAATTAGCTGTTTTCATTCCCGTGATTATCACCTATGTTGGTTAGTTCTTTgatatctttatatctgtgttttgtttttgttttttctccatgtatatacccatttgtctaatatatctgtattattatcattattattattattatcattattattattattattattattatcattattattattattattattattattattatcattattattattattattattattattattattattattattattattattattattattatcattgttattattattttgcgctCATTTTGTTAAAACTTTGATCTTATTATTGCTTGTATCTTCCCATTACCTATTCTATTTAGAGAACTTCTTTAATCTATTTCGTTCTATTGTCTAATGCACACTATTTTTTGGTTCAacattacagcactgatgatagagataggagttatctctgaaacgtttgcaaatatctaatatatatatatataatatacatatataaataacatatatctaaatatataatttacatttatataatatatatatatatacatataaaatataaaatcataaataaaaatataacttcCCCGATCTTTGAATATCTTTTTAAAAACTGGTCCTGGCCATGATATAGCTGCGATCAAAGTTGGTGTGAAAGGGAAATGGCCAGCCCAACAAACCATCCCGTGAACAGGCCACAGCTATCCACAATATGCTGATGATTACCCATGATATTTAGACCAATATAAAATTCCTGTATGGACAA from Penaeus chinensis breed Huanghai No. 1 chromosome 39, ASM1920278v2, whole genome shotgun sequence harbors:
- the LOC125046421 gene encoding uncharacterized protein LOC125046421; its protein translation is MWYGNLYYPVWRARRVEATAYLSQRRCSVPKYREMKLAYQLTSVLLLAACVCLANESRRAHGEGDHHRRDTGVQHGRGGRERDHTGDDENVRSWVREERRRLKEERRQDREERRRQRQDGRRGGSRPDALEDDLGPERGAAPAQLPRARTRNEMAQPPASQGHEAPAAGGASRHSGREAQGPSRAENHHSQEVINMEWMRANLSSLWVVVRELSRQHARFVGHRGHAGRGRGHGSVGPVIGEGHPSCPVGDDDCRMEGSEVCGGHGECSCGHCVCHPGYYGTYCQCSDHTCPLYDGMKCGGPTRGQCRCGGCVCRPGYTGEACDCPTDTLGCVGSANGTICSAQGTCECGRCRCADGYKGMYCEDTVYAAGVCEKLKPCVLCKAWNRDLVICADCQITITMVDNLEPAKNTCVMVNSGCILKYSYIPQGPDAYTVLVPRDMQCPPKNEED